From the Callithrix jacchus isolate 240 chromosome 22, calJac240_pri, whole genome shotgun sequence genome, the window GAATAACCTACAGCTGATGAGGGGCTACAGGTGATGGGGTGGGGAGTGCTGAATAGAGACCCAGGGAGGCTCCTGTGGGAGCCTTGTTGAAATCTGGGGAAGAACATTCCAAGCAGAGGAGAGTGTAACCACCACCATCTCCTACCAGGCCCCTTGTATAGACACCCCTCATAGCCCAGAGGACACCTCTCAATAAAGCTCTTATCCTGATAGTTCCACCCTCACCGTCCTTCACTCTGGGAACAACCCCAGGTGAAACACCGccgtgggggcaggggtgggaatgGGGTTCATGCCCATTGATCCAGACTCTTACCCTGTGACTACTGGCAACTCACTTTGCCTCTCCGTGccttcattttctaatttatccAGTGGTGGTAACAGCTGCTCCTATTTTTTAGCTTCCAGGCTGTGGCACCCTAGGGTTGCTGTGGTGCCTGGGGGCTGCTCAGCTGCTCCTATTTCTTAGAGTTGTGGGGAGTCAGTGAATTAATACGTGTAATGTTCTTAGAACAGTGGCTGGCCTCTAGGAAATGCCCAGTGGTAGCTGTGATTGATGGTGCTCTGATGGAGGCAAGCTAGGTCCGTGGCTTCTTTCCCCAAacactcttcccttcctccccataGCACCCTAAGTCACCCCCTGCTCCCTGCATCCTTACAGCCTGCACTTTCCTCCGTGTCCAGTTAGCCCCCTCCAGAGCTGTCTCCCCAACTTAGGTTCCACCTACAGCCTTCCAATTACCACCCTAGCCACGCCTGTCCTTTTTCCGGAGATCGGATTAGACAGAGGGAGTGTGAAGGGCATGGGATGTTGAGTCTTGTCCAAAGATAAGGACAGCCAGAGCTGGAGACTAAAAATATCTCACTCCAGGATGGCGTTTGGAGTGGAAGAGACACTCACCCCTCACCTGTGGGAGGAGAGAGCAGCCCGATGGATAGAGGATAAAGGGCCCAGGCCTGGGTAGGAATCCCCTTGACCCCCGCAGTGGTCTGGGCTTAGAGCCAGGCCCCCATCAGGTGGGGATGATGGACAGGAAGCGGGTCAGACCTCACAGGCCCTTCTCCCACTGGCCCTGCACCCACTCTGGAGGTGTTTCCCCATGCCAGCAGGAAGAGTAAGCTCAGAGATCAGTTACGGGAGCTGAGGTTCTGGTGTGGTGTGGGGTACACACATGGATACCTGCAGTCTGGAATGAAAAGTCAGCTAAAGGAGGTGCCAGAGAATGATGCCAGGGTGGGGGGGTCAGGAGAAGCCCCACTACGGGCGAGGACGGGAACTCAAGTCTGTTGCTAGGCTCAGCCCAGGGGCGTGGTGTCAGGAATGGTGCCGATACCTCAGGGGGTTGAATGCATTCTGCTGATGCGTGTGTTTCATTTCATTCTGTTCCAACCCCCTTCAATCTCCCTGCAGTATAGGGTTCTCCCCAGTCAGATTTTAAACATGGAGAAAGCATGGATCccagtggagctgggatttgaacccaggtctttcCAAGCCCAAGGTCTGTGTTTTGATTGCATCGGGCCACCTTCTGACTACATGCCAGCCCCCTTGCTGAATTTATTTCTCCCAGGCAAGCAAATTCTCCTTTCTACTTTGTATTAGTATTAAAAGAgtgcaccccccccccccccagcatACTGACTTCAGCTCTCTAGGCTTGTCCTGACTTCCTTATTTCTGCTAGTAATAACAGTGAGAGCAGCCTCatatcttctctttttaaattttagagctgggtcttgctctgtcacccaggctggagtgcagtgttgtgatcacagctcattgcagcctccatctcctgggctgaagcagttctgctgtctcagcctcccacagtgctgggattacaggtgtgacccactgcacccagctgatacCTTCTGTGTACCGAGTGCTTACAGAGTGCCAGGAACCGCCCCCCTCACAGGGTTGTGTTGAAGTCTCACAACGCTGTGAGGCAGGCAGGTGCTTTGTCGTCCCCATTTgaggatgaggaaatggaggcacagaaaggttcTGTCACCTGCCCATGggcacacagctagaaagtggcaggGCTTACATTTGAACCTGGCAGTCTGGCCCCAGAGTCTTCCCTCCCAATCGTGCTGATAGAAACTCTTATTACCCTTAACATTATCATTACCCTTaacattatcctcattttaggaTAAAACCTGAAGGGATGAGGActgagggctggggtgggggagggagcagGAGAGTGCAGAGAAGCAGAGGGCCTGAGAGGGTTTGGAAAGACCCGGTCCAGAAGCCCCAGGATGCTGGGAGAATTGGAGTCTGAGAAGGAGAGAAAGTAGAGGGCCCCGtctggggcggtggctcatgtccataatcccagcactttaggaggtggaggcaggaggatcacttgagtccagtagtttgagaccagcctgggcaacaaagcaaggccctGTTTCTGCAAATCGTAGAGGGTCTGCAGGTGGTGTGGAGGAGAGCGTCTGAGGATGGCAGCAAAGCTGTCGTGACCCCAGAAAAGATGGGAAGAGCTGGAAGGAGTTCGAGGGAAAAGAGAGATGGGAAGCAGGGTGGGAGTTGAGAACACACAGAGGGAAGGTGAAGGCGAACCGGAGAGGCAGGGGGCAGGAGCCGAGAGGAAGGGGTGCCCTTCGGGGTGGACAGGCAGAGGGACTGGAAGCCTAAACCTGGCAGGGGGTGATCCCCagctggatggatgggtgggcgCACAGCTCCCTTCACCTGTGGGGAGACTCAGCGGCCCGGCCGTGTCCtcagccccctcctcctcttcacaGGGTCTCGCGTCTCCTAATTGCCGGAGATGGAGGCGAACCCAGTGGGCAGCGGCGCCGGGGGAGGCGGGAGCAGCGGCCTTGGGGGTGAGGACGGGGTGCACTTCCAGAGCTACCCCTTCGACTTCCTGGAATTCCTCAACCACCAGCGCTTCGAGCCCATGGAACTGTATGGGGAACATGCCAAGGCGGTGGCGGCCCTGCCCTGCGCCCCCGGCCCCCCACCGCAGCCCCCGCCGCAGCCCCCACCCCCGCAGTATGACTACCCGCCCCAGTCCACCTTCAAGCCCAAGGCGGAGGtgccctcctcgtcctcctcctcctcttcctcctcttcgtCTTCCTCGTCATCCTCGTCTTcgtcctcttcctcttctcaagCCAAGAAGCCCGATCCGCCCCTGCCGCCCGCCTTCGGGgcgccccctcctcccctctttgACGCTGCTTTCCCCACCCCCCAGTGGGGCATCGTGGACCTCTCGGGACACCAGCACTTGTTCGGGAACCTGAAGCGAGGAGGGCCCGCGTCAGGGCCGGGGGTGACGCCCGGGCTGGGCCCTCCTGCGGGGGCCCCAGGGCCACTTCCCACCCCCTCACAGACCCCACCGGGACCCCCCGCGGTAGCGGCCTGCGACCCCACCAAGGACGACAAGGGCTACTTCCGGAGGCTGAAGTACCTGATGGAGCGGCGCTTCCCCTGCGGCGTGTGCCAGAAGTCCTTCAAGCAGTCCTCGCACCTGGTCCAGCACATGCTGGTGCACTCGGGAGAGCGGCCTTACGAGTGCGGGGTCTGCGGCCGCACCTACAACCACGTGTCCAGCCTCATCCGCCACCGCCGCTGCCACAAGGACGTGCCCCCGGCCGCAGGGGGCCCGCCCCAGCCCGGCCCCCAGCTTCCGCAGCTGGGCCTCCCGGCGCCCGCTGCCAGCACTGCGGCTGCCGCTGCTGCCCCCTCCACCGTGTCCTCGGGTCCTCCCGCCACGCCCACGGCTCCCGCCCCCTCCGCAGACGGGAGCGCTGCCCCAGCTGGTGTTGGGGTGGCCCCTCCCACCACCGGGGGTGGCGACGGCCCGTTCGCCTGCCCGCTCTGCTGGAAGGTTTTCAAGAAGCCCAGTCACCTGCACCAGCACCAGATCATCCACACAGGCGAGAAGCCCTTCTCCTGCTCCGTGTGCAGCAAGAGCTTCAACCGCAGGGAGAGCCTGAAGCGCCACGTGAAGACGCACTCCGCGGACCTGCTGCGCCTGCCCTGCGGCATCTGCGGCAAAGCCTTCCGCGACGCCTCCtacctcctcaagcaccaggcgGCCCACGCGGGCGCGGGGGGACCTCGGCCCGTGTACCCCTGCGACCTGTGTGGCAAGTCCTACTCGGCGCCGCAGAGCCTGCTCCGCCACAAGGCCGCCCACGCCCCGCCCGCTGCCGCCACCGCCACCGAGGCACCCAAGGACGGGGCTGCCTCCGCTCCGCAGCCCCCGCCCACCTTCCCCCCGGGCCCGTACCTCCTGCCCCCCGACCCTCCCGCCACCGACAGTGAGAAGGCGGCCGCGGCAGCTGCAGCGGTAGTGTACGGCGCCGTGCCGGTCCCCCTCCTAGGTGCCCATCCGCTGCTGCTCGGTGGCGCGGGGACCAGTGGGGCAGGAGGCTCAGGTGCCAGTGTCCCGGGAAAGACGTTCTGCTGCGGCATCTGCGGGCGCGGCTTCGGGCGCCGCGAGACCCTGAAGCGCCACGAGCGCATCCACACGGGCGAGAAGCCCCACCAGTGCCCCGTGTGCGGGAAGCGCTTCCGTGAATCGTTCCACTTGAGCAAGCACCACGTGGTGCACACGCGCGAGCGGCCATACAAGTGCGAGCTGTGCGGCAAGGTCTTCGGCTACCCTCAGAGCCTCACCCGCCACCGCCAGGTGCACCGGCTCCAGCTGCCCTGCGCCCTGGCCGGGGCCGCGGGCCTCCCCTCCACCCAGGGCGCTCCGGGGGCCTGTGGGCCGGGGGCCTCGGGCGCGTCCGCAGGGCCTGCCGATGGGCTGAGCTACGCCTGCTCGGACTGCGGGGAGCACTTCCCGGATCTCTTTCACGTCATGAGCCACAAGGAGGCCCACATGGCAGAGAAGCCATACGGCTGCGACGCCTGCGGCAAGACCTTCGGCTTCATCGAGAACCTCATGTGGCACAAGCTGGTCCACCAGGCCGCCCCCGAGCGCCTGCTCCCGCCCACACCCGGCGGCACGCAGCCCCCAGACGGCTCCAGCGGCACGGATGCGGCCAGCGTGCTGGACAACGGGCTGgcaggggaggtgggggcagctGTGGCGGCGCTAGCTGGGGTATCCGGAGGCGAGGACGCAGGCGGGGCGGCAGTGGCGGGGGCCGGCGGGGGTGCCAGTTCAGGCCCGGAGCGCTTCAGCTGTGCCACGTGCGGCCAGAGTTTCAAGCACTTCCTGGGTCTGGTGACTCACAAGTACGTGCACCTGGTGCGACGGACCCTGGGCTGCGGCCTCTGCGGCCAGAGCTTCGCGGGCGCCTACGACCTACTCCTGCACCGCCGCAGCCATCGGCAGAAGCGGGGCTTCCGCTGCCCGGTGTGCGGGAAGCGCTTCTGGGAGGCGGCCCTGCTGATGCGCCACCAGCGCTGCCACACGGAACAGCGGCCGTACCGGTGCGGCGTGTGCGGCCGCGGCTTTCTGCGCTCCTGGTACCTGCGGCAGCACCGCGTGGTGCACACTGGCGAGCGGGCCTTCAAGTGTGGCGTGTGCGCCAAGCGCTTCGCGCAGTCTTCCAGCCTGGCGGAGCACCGGCGGCTGCACGCTGTGGCCCGGCCCCAGCGCTGCAGTGCCTGCGGCAAGACCTTCCGCTACCGCTCCAACCTTCTGGAGCACCAGCGGCTGCACCTGGGCGAGCGCGCCTACCGCTGCGAGCACTGCGGCAAGGGCTTCTTCTATCTGAGCTCGGTGCTGCGCCACCAGCGCGCCCACGAGCCGCCGCGGCCCGAGCTCCGCTGCCCCGCCTGCCTCAAGGCCTTCAAGGATCCCGGCTACTTCCGTAAGCACCTGGCTGCCCACCAGGGCGGCCGGCCCTTCCGCTGTTCCTCGTGCGGAGAGGGCTTCGCCAACACCTACGGCCTCAAGAAACACCGCCTGGCGCACAAGGCAGAGAACCTCGGGGGTCCTGGAGCAGGAGCGGGCACCTTGGCCGGGAAAGATGCGTGACCGAGGGCGTCCCATCCCACGCCCAACAGAAGCCCCCTTCTGGACTCCCTCCTCCCAGGGCTCATCAGACtcttccccccgccccccgctgtTGCCCGCTCCTTCAGAACTTCCGACGGACTGGCGACCTTCAGGCGCACGCCCGACAGGCTCAAGACTGAATCACTCCCATCCTCAACCTCTCCGCCCTCTCCTCATCCCATCAGACACTGAACCCGATCCTCCGTCCAACCCTCTCTTGTGACCCTCAtcagcccccaccccagcagcGCTCTGCCCCAGTAAACTTTGGCGGAGATGGGTCTGAACAGCCCCTCCCCGTCCTTTGAAATCTGGCTGGACAGTGGAGTATGAGCAGAGTTGGGAGGGCACAAGGGGGTGCTGGGTGCTCTTTGGGGTGGGCGGGTGGGAGGCGGGATGGCTGACGCGGCTTGTACAAAGCGGAGAATAATAAACGTTACCATGAGGGCCGCTGGAGTCCATTCTTAAATGCCACCCAGGGAGAGTGGGGGTTTCGTGGTCACAAAGCACAAAGTTAAAGCTTGTTTCCTCTGCAATTTTGATTCTGGGCGTCTCTGCCTCTCACGCTCACTCAACGGGGACGTACTGAGCATTTGCCGTATTCCCAGCTTAGTCTGAGCTGGGCAAATGGGCAAGACAGGTAAGCTTAGTCTGAGCTGGGTTCTGCTCTCAGGAACTGACTTGACATGCCCGGTCTCCTCCCCTTCCTGATGCTTTCAGCCTTTGTTCACTCCGCCAGCGCTTCCGGAGGCCTCCTGCCTGCCCGGCCCTGAGCTGGGCACTGGGGAAACAGATGCAGTGGACATGCCCCTGGGTCTCCAATAAGACAAAGAGAACTCCCGTCCAGCTGCCGCGGCTGCCCCACGCCGTGTGCAGACTAGCGGTCATGATATAGCTCCCTCTTAGCACCTGCCCTTCAGGATGATTGGCAGATTCAAAAGCCCATTCCCAGCTCTCATGCTGGTGCGGGGAACATTGAGATGTATGCCGGGCAGTGTGTGTTTAGTTATTTCATTTGTTAGAAGAGGGGCCTGGGGTCCTGAAGAACAAAGATGCTCTAGGGACATCTTCAAAATTCAAGGTAGAATTTGGactcggccaggcgtggtggctcacacctgtgatcccagcactttgggaagctgagatgggtggatcatttgaagccaggagttcgagaccagtctggccaaagtggtgaaaccccgtctctactaaaaatacaaaacttaggcaggcatgatggcgggtgccagtaatcccagctactcaaaaggcagaggcaggaggatcgcttggacctgaaaggcagaggttgcagtgagctgagatggaggcactgcactccagcctgggtgacagatcgagactatctcaaaaacaaaaaaaaattttttttggactCCAGTCTCAGGGTGCTTGAGTACAGACATTTGAAGATgagacctggcatggtggctcacacctgtaatcccagcactttgggaggccgaggcgggtggatcatgaggtcaggagatcgagatcatcctggtcaacatggtgaaaccccgtctctactaaaaatacaaaaaattagctgggcaaggtggtgcgcgcctgtagtcccagctacttgggaggctgaggcaggagaattgcctgaacccaggaggcggaggttgcggtgagccgagatcgcaccattgcactccagcctgggtaacaagagcgaaactccatctcaaaaaaaaaaaaaaaaaaaactaggtaaGAGAGCACTGCCTGGGTGAGTCCTGTGTGACCCATGAGAGGGCAGCTACCCCATGTGGCTCCATGTTCTAATGCTGAAGACCCAGCATGAGACAGACgttttgccagtgccccaggGTTCAGGGTGTAGCAGCAATGTGGATATGGAGTCTCACAATGTAAAGGACATGGAAATATCACTGGGGGTTGAGGCAGCACAGGGGAGTGACCTTGCCAGAGTggacggggggcggggggggctaGAAAAGCTTCTTGGAGAGAAGGTGATGCCTGAACAATGACATAAACCAACTGGAGTTTGCCAGGTAGAGAAGTGGCAACAATTTCCAGGCAGAGAGCGCAGTGTGTTGAACCAACCCCTGCTATTCTGGATAATTTAAAACAGTAGTATGGCTGAAGGTTGAGTTCTTGAGGGCTAAACCCTGAAGGGTCTTGAATTCCAAATGGTGGGGCGTGGGTGATTTTACAGACTAGAGGCTGGATACTGGCAGCTGCAAGGCGGAATCTGACCCACACATTCTTGTTTAGtttatgaacttttaaaaaagttttacttaACTGCCAACATTGGGATATCAAAAGATTTTATGTAATGTGAACTAATGGAACTTCTGAAAGAGACGAATTAGCAACCCCCTCTGCATTCCGGAGCTGAGCAGCCGTTTCCCTCTTCTGATGGGACACTGTCCAATTTGTTGAATCCCAACTCTGAGACCTGATGGCAGTCCCCATATTTCATGTCACTGGCAATTTCCCCGTGAACCTGGCAGCCTTGTTCATGTGTTTACACTGCCACCCAGCTCCTGTAGGCATTCACATTTTCAAACCCTTCTCAAAGACACGAGGATCTGTGTGCCTGCCATATGGAGGAAGAAGAAGAcaggtggctgggcgtggtggctcacgcctgtaatcctagcactttgggaggcctaggagggtggatcacctgaggtcaggagtttgagaccagctggccaacatggtgaaactctgtctctactaaaaattaaaaaattagctgagcgtggtggcaggcacctgtaatcccagctactcatgaggctgaggcaggagaattgcttgaactcaggaggcagagattgcaataagctgagattgcaccattggactccaggctgggtgacaagagcaaaactccatctcaaaaaaaaaaagaaagaaagaaaaaagagggcagTCGTGGGCGGGGAGCTGGGCTGCCGTGCAGTTGTCTGTATGTGAGACTGCTGTTAGCTTGGTCTACAGGTGTAGTGATGGTGAAAAGACATTCCAATTCCAAAGATATTTAACTGGCTCAACTGAGAGAACTGATACGACATTGGACACGAGGATGAGGGATGAAGAAGTTTAAACCTGCCCAGGTATCCAGCTTGGGTGCTGGTGGTGCCAATGACATCAGAAGCAGAGAGGTTTCTTCGAGGAAAATGGAATGCGTTCTGTTCACATTGTGAGTTGCCTGTGAGTTATCTCATGGGGTGCGCTGGGTGAGGAGAAAGGTGTGCCAATCAGAGACTCTCACTCAACGAGCATGCAAAGCACAGGCGTCCCTTCACTTTGCCAAACTTCCCTGACCCCCCTCTCCTACAGCTGAAGCACGTAACACATAACCACACAGTGGGGCCTATTCACTCCCCCCCACCCATTCTAACGATGGGGAAACAATCCTGGAGGAAGGCATGATGCGACTCACTGCTGGTGGCGAGACCACAGTGTGGCCCCTCCTCCCCAAAGCGGAACATCCGAACACAAGACTGAGAGAGAAGCCCTTCACAATGTCCTTTAATAGGAACGGAGCTGGAAGTTTCACACCTCCAGCTCCCAAGTCCTCTGGCCCCTGCCACAGTGACTTCTTTGCCCCACATCCCGACCAGCCGGCCATGCTGCCGTCATGCCGTCAGCCAGCCCTTCCTTGGGACTGCCTGGGACTATGGGGTAAGCTGTTTGCTTCCAGCTGGGAGTGGAGGAAATGAGGGAAACCTGAGGCTACCTTGTAGCTTGGGGGGGCGGGGCATGGGCTCTGAGCCTAAAGCTTTAGGAGGGGATGCTAGGTAGCTGCTTGCTTTATGTGCTTTCAGTTGCCTCCAAAGAAGAGTGGATGGGTTAAGGATGGGCCACCATGGGGGTGAGGGGGGGCAGCCTCTCTTGGAGTCAAGATCCTATGGTCAGGCTTACATCCTTGAGGCTCAGTCTCAGCAGTGACTTGGGGACCCTCTGGTTTTGAGATGATGGGATCCCAGAGTCTCTTCACAGACAACTTGGTGGGTATCTTGTGCCTCATTGTGGGTAGGCATCCCAGATCCAGTGCAGTGCAGTGAGGTAGGCAAGAGACTCCATCCTGGTCCACCCAAGGAGTCCCACTAGAGTCCAGGGTTCGGTTGAGGGAGGACCAGAGCAGAAAACCATGGTGGACCCCAATTCCCGCATTCCATTGGATCTGGGCTCCCCCTCTGAAGTGCCCAGGCTCTGCCGTGACAGGCTGGGTCTTGCGCAAGGACAAGCCAATGAAGAAGCCATCAGAGCAGCGACGTCCAGCCTGTGGGCCGTGCCTGTGGCCGCACACCTGTGGAGCTGCACCTGTCCCTCTCCTAGGTCTGGCAGACGTGCTGCGTGGGCTTGTAGGAGTCTGGAGCCTGGCCATCTGCCTCTGCTCTCCATCATCAGCAGCTCACAGCCATCCCTGTAGCTGTCATCTCTCCCCCAATCTCCTCTCCTCCGTCCCCTGCCTCCGtttccccacccccgccccccggACCAGCCTCCTTAGCTAACCCATGTCCCTGGTCTGCAGCCTACTGGTCGGCCTCCACCTTCACCTTCGCGGTCTCCCCCTGCCCCTCTTCTGCGGGGTCCCCTGCCCCGCACCCACTCCCCAACACCTCAGCCGCCGCGGAGCTCAGCTGGCCTCCAGAGTCTCCCAGCCCAGGCCCCGGCCCATGGAAGTGGGTGCGCTGGTGCTTGCGGAAGTTGGAGGAGTTGTTGAAGGTGCGGTCGCAGAGCGCGCAGCGGAACGGGCGCTCGCCGGTGTGGATGCGGGCGTGGCCGCTCAGCACCGAGGACTGCGTGAAGCCCTTGCCGCAGATGCCGCAGTGGTAGGGCCGCTCGCCCGTGTGCACGCGCTCGTGGTCTCGCATGTCTGAGGAGCGGCGGAACGGCTTGGCGCAGAACCTACAGGCGAAAGGCTTCCCCACTGCCgcgccggccgccgccgccgccatcaCCACCTCCGCCCTTTCCGGGGCCACCCCGGGCCTCTGTTCTGCCGTGGCCACCGCGTCTGGAGGCCTCCGGGAGGTGCCCGGCTCCACCCCATGCCGGTGCTGGTGCCGGAGCAGGGGTGCCAAGGCCTTGAAGGCCCGTGGGCACAGCGCGCAACGGTAGGGCCGCTCCCCAGTGTGCAGGCTGTAGTGCGCGCGCAGGCTGGCGGGGCCCGGGCAGCTGTGGCCACACACGTGGCACCGGCTTGGGTCCCCACCCTGCCCGCTTCCCTCGGCCCCAGCCAGGTGGCCATGTTCGTGGAACAGCAGCTCGGAAACCAGCCGGAAGGCAGCAGGGCACAAGGCACAGTGAAAAGAACCTGGCTCCGGGGGCTCGGGGACCAGTGTGGTGTCTGTCACCTTCACCACCTGGATCTCGATGAGGTCACTCGGGGGTGTGCCAGGGCGGCCGTCATCAGGCACCAGGACCTGGgcaaggggagaaaaaagaaaagcctgtgGACCCTGCCTCAAGACCTCCCCAGTACATCCCAATTATTAAACCTTAGGcttctttgttattttgagacagggtctcactctgttgcgatcatggcctttgcagccttgagctcctgggctgaagcgatcctcccgcttcagctccctgagtagctgggactacctgcaccaccaccccagctaattaaaaaaaaattatttctgccccagagtggtggctcaggcctgttaatcccagcactttggaaggccaaggcaggtggatcacttgaggtcaggagtttgaaaccagcctggccaacatgacgaaactctgtctctactaaatatgcaaaacttagccaggtgttgtagtgggcacctgtaatcccagctactcagggactgagacaggaaaatcacttgaacccgtgggggtggaggtagcagtgagatgagatggcaccactgcactccagcccaggccacagaacaagacaccatctcaaaaacaacaacaaaagatttagtgtttgtttgttttaaagtagAGGgtgtcccactatgttgcccaggctggtctccaactactgagctcaagagatccttctgccagtgttgggattgcaggcgtgagccaccgcaccgggcccaTCCTCCAGGATTCTGCTGTGGTCTTATCAACATTTCCTCTCCTGTCCCCAATAAATCATAGATCCCACCTTTTTTCATCCACCCTAGTTAAAGCCCCATCACCTGGCACCTCCACAATTGAAAAACAGAAGGGGATCTCTTTTCCTGCTTCCGCTGCCTTCTAACCCACCTCCCTAGAATAGCCTGCAGgtcttttgaaaatgtaaatcagatcaaGTCATTTTTCGTACTCAAAACACTCCCATGGCTCCAAATGTACTTATCCTAAATCGTCACTATAATATCTGTGGCGATGTAGCTCCACTTATCTCTCTGACCCCAGCTTAAACATAAGCCGGCAGCCAGCTGACTTCCCTCATCTAAAtttagctccccacccccactctactggctccatttttatttcctttatagaaCATATCACCATAACTCTCATTTACTGTCTCTCTCCCCTCAGGAGACTGCAAGCTCCAAGGGAACACAGCCCTCGTCTGTCTTGGTCACTTCTCTATTTACAGAGCCCAAGTAGGAGCTaggtaaatgtttgttgaatgaatgaatatcctCTGT encodes:
- the ZNF865 gene encoding zinc finger protein 865, which encodes MEANPVGSGAGGGGSSGLGGEDGVHFQSYPFDFLEFLNHQRFEPMELYGEHAKAVAALPCAPGPPPQPPPQPPPPQYDYPPQSTFKPKAEVPSSSSSSSSSSSSSSSSSSSSSSSSQAKKPDPPLPPAFGAPPPPLFDAAFPTPQWGIVDLSGHQHLFGNLKRGGPASGPGVTPGLGPPAGAPGPLPTPSQTPPGPPAVAACDPTKDDKGYFRRLKYLMERRFPCGVCQKSFKQSSHLVQHMLVHSGERPYECGVCGRTYNHVSSLIRHRRCHKDVPPAAGGPPQPGPQLPQLGLPAPAASTAAAAAAPSTVSSGPPATPTAPAPSADGSAAPAGVGVAPPTTGGGDGPFACPLCWKVFKKPSHLHQHQIIHTGEKPFSCSVCSKSFNRRESLKRHVKTHSADLLRLPCGICGKAFRDASYLLKHQAAHAGAGGPRPVYPCDLCGKSYSAPQSLLRHKAAHAPPAAATATEAPKDGAASAPQPPPTFPPGPYLLPPDPPATDSEKAAAAAAAVVYGAVPVPLLGAHPLLLGGAGTSGAGGSGASVPGKTFCCGICGRGFGRRETLKRHERIHTGEKPHQCPVCGKRFRESFHLSKHHVVHTRERPYKCELCGKVFGYPQSLTRHRQVHRLQLPCALAGAAGLPSTQGAPGACGPGASGASAGPADGLSYACSDCGEHFPDLFHVMSHKEAHMAEKPYGCDACGKTFGFIENLMWHKLVHQAAPERLLPPTPGGTQPPDGSSGTDAASVLDNGLAGEVGAAVAALAGVSGGEDAGGAAVAGAGGGASSGPERFSCATCGQSFKHFLGLVTHKYVHLVRRTLGCGLCGQSFAGAYDLLLHRRSHRQKRGFRCPVCGKRFWEAALLMRHQRCHTEQRPYRCGVCGRGFLRSWYLRQHRVVHTGERAFKCGVCAKRFAQSSSLAEHRRLHAVARPQRCSACGKTFRYRSNLLEHQRLHLGERAYRCEHCGKGFFYLSSVLRHQRAHEPPRPELRCPACLKAFKDPGYFRKHLAAHQGGRPFRCSSCGEGFANTYGLKKHRLAHKAENLGGPGAGAGTLAGKDA
- the ZNF784 gene encoding zinc finger protein 784 isoform X2, coding for MERSLRTVLSVGRVLVPDDGRPGTPPSDLIEIQVVKVTDTTLVPEPPEPGSFHCALCPAAFRLVSELLFHEHGHLAGAEGSGQGGDPSRCHVCGHSCPGPASLRAHYSLHTGERPYRCALCPRAFKALAPLLRHQHRHGVEPGTSRRPPDAVATAEQRPGVAPERAEVVMAAAAAGAAVGKPFACRFCAKPFRRSSDMRDHERVHTGERPYHCGICGKGFTQSSVLSGHARIHTGERPFRCALCDRTFNNSSNFRKHQRTHFHGPGPGLGDSGGQLSSAAAEVLGSGCGAGDPAEEGQGETAKVKVEADQ
- the ZNF784 gene encoding zinc finger protein 784 isoform X1, whose product is MAAARPEPQSPSSPTPESRSQEPPDLVLVPDDGRPGTPPSDLIEIQVVKVTDTTLVPEPPEPGSFHCALCPAAFRLVSELLFHEHGHLAGAEGSGQGGDPSRCHVCGHSCPGPASLRAHYSLHTGERPYRCALCPRAFKALAPLLRHQHRHGVEPGTSRRPPDAVATAEQRPGVAPERAEVVMAAAAAGAAVGKPFACRFCAKPFRRSSDMRDHERVHTGERPYHCGICGKGFTQSSVLSGHARIHTGERPFRCALCDRTFNNSSNFRKHQRTHFHGPGPGLGDSGGQLSSAAAEVLGSGCGAGDPAEEGQGETAKVKVEADQ